The Caldicellulosiruptor changbaiensis genome has a segment encoding these proteins:
- a CDS encoding ABC transporter substrate-binding protein, translated as MKLKKFFVVMLILAFALTSVIGIVSGFAASSSKLPYVKLTWYVIGTPQKDWDLINQKVNEYIKPKLNAEIKMTMFDWGEYNDRMQTKIAAGEPFDICFTAIWTNNYRTNVAKGAFLPLNKPGNDLLSKYAPKTKKLLGDDFIKGASINGILYAIPANKEKAHNWGFIVRMDLVKKYKLQDMFKKVKKLEDLEPYLKVIKQKEPGVYPLGAYAGESPRFLLDWDKVVDDDVPVSLYPNNKSTKIVNELEQPNTKALFKTVRKYYLAGYIRKDAAQVTDWMSDLKAGKVFVMPQSLKPGKDAEMSISTGYEWKQIDITPPVMSTRECIGSMQAINAKSKNPERALMFLELFNTDKYLNNLVNFGIEGQHYVFKDKKKGIIAPGPKAKDYSPGLGWMFGNQFINYIYENEDPNKWKNFEEYNKKALPLLSLGFNFDDSKVKTQVAACKSVWKQYIPLLETGSVDPDKYIPQAIQKFKQAGVDIIIKEAQKQYDEFLKKTGRKK; from the coding sequence GTGAAACTCAAAAAGTTCTTTGTAGTGATGCTCATCTTAGCGTTTGCGTTGACAAGCGTGATTGGCATCGTAAGTGGCTTTGCAGCATCTTCATCTAAACTTCCTTATGTTAAACTCACATGGTATGTCATCGGTACACCACAGAAAGACTGGGATTTGATTAACCAAAAGGTAAATGAGTACATTAAACCAAAACTCAACGCTGAAATCAAAATGACAATGTTTGACTGGGGCGAGTACAACGACAGAATGCAGACAAAGATTGCAGCTGGTGAGCCATTTGACATCTGTTTTACAGCTATTTGGACAAACAACTACAGAACTAACGTTGCAAAAGGTGCGTTTTTACCACTCAACAAACCAGGAAATGACCTTCTTTCAAAGTATGCACCAAAGACAAAGAAGCTTTTAGGTGATGATTTTATAAAGGGTGCTTCAATTAATGGCATTTTATATGCAATTCCTGCAAACAAAGAAAAGGCTCATAACTGGGGATTTATTGTAAGAATGGACTTGGTAAAGAAGTATAAGCTTCAGGACATGTTCAAAAAAGTTAAGAAGTTAGAAGATTTAGAGCCATATCTGAAGGTTATTAAGCAAAAAGAGCCGGGAGTATATCCATTAGGAGCATATGCAGGTGAGTCTCCAAGATTCTTGCTTGACTGGGATAAGGTTGTAGATGATGATGTTCCTGTTTCACTCTATCCAAATAACAAGAGTACAAAGATAGTAAATGAACTTGAACAGCCAAATACAAAAGCTCTCTTTAAGACAGTAAGAAAGTATTACTTGGCAGGTTACATCAGAAAAGACGCAGCTCAGGTTACAGACTGGATGTCAGATTTGAAGGCAGGAAAGGTATTCGTAATGCCACAGTCTTTAAAACCTGGTAAAGATGCTGAAATGTCAATCTCAACAGGATATGAGTGGAAGCAGATTGACATCACACCACCTGTTATGTCTACAAGAGAGTGTATTGGTTCAATGCAGGCAATAAATGCAAAATCTAAGAATCCTGAAAGAGCACTCATGTTCTTAGAGCTCTTCAACACAGACAAGTATCTAAACAACTTAGTAAACTTTGGTATCGAAGGACAGCACTACGTATTCAAAGATAAAAAGAAAGGTATTATTGCTCCTGGTCCAAAAGCAAAGGACTACAGCCCAGGTCTTGGTTGGATGTTTGGTAACCAGTTTATAAACTACATCTATGAGAATGAAGACCCGAACAAGTGGAAAAACTTTGAAGAGTATAACAAGAAAGCACTGCCACTTTTGAGCCTTGGGTTTAACTTTGATGACTCAAAGGTTAAGACTCAAGTTGCTGCATGCAAGAGTGTATGGAAACAGTACATTCCACTTCTTGAGACAGGTTCTGTTGACCCAGATAAGTATATACCACAGGCAATCCAGAAGTTTAAACAAGCTGGAGTTGACATTATAATAAAAGAAGCTCAGAAACAATATGATGAGTTCTTAAAGAAGACTGGAAGAAAGAAATAA
- a CDS encoding carbohydrate ABC transporter permease, with translation MHSKSKFMQISTSAEVILHIVFLFITFLCLVPLWAVVAISLSDDEAMRQVGYRLIPVKFSAKSYDFVLGQGIAIARAYGITIFVTAVGTLLCVAVVSMYAYVLFRKDFKYRKFFTFFGFFTMLINAGLVPWYIVCVNVLHLKNTIFALIFPYVMNMWYVLIFRTYLSMSLPDSIIESAKIDGAGEFTIFFKIVIPLVKPGLATIALFAAIMYWNDWWLPFMLIEKEELYNLQYLMYRVQQKIQYLAEIASKLAMNPSIPPDIPAESARMAMAVLGMGPIVLAYPFFQRYFVKGLTIGAIKG, from the coding sequence ATGCATTCAAAAAGCAAATTTATGCAAATATCAACATCGGCAGAAGTGATATTACACATAGTGTTTTTATTCATAACTTTCTTATGCTTAGTTCCTCTTTGGGCAGTTGTTGCTATATCTCTAAGTGATGATGAGGCAATGAGACAAGTAGGGTATAGACTAATTCCAGTCAAATTTAGTGCAAAGTCATATGATTTTGTACTTGGGCAAGGGATTGCAATTGCACGTGCGTATGGTATTACAATATTTGTAACTGCGGTAGGTACACTTCTTTGTGTTGCGGTAGTTTCAATGTACGCATATGTACTGTTCAGAAAAGATTTTAAGTATAGAAAATTCTTCACTTTCTTTGGATTTTTCACAATGTTGATTAACGCTGGACTTGTGCCGTGGTATATAGTTTGTGTAAATGTGCTGCATTTAAAAAACACAATTTTTGCTCTCATCTTTCCATATGTAATGAATATGTGGTACGTCTTGATTTTTAGAACATACCTTTCAATGTCATTGCCTGACTCTATAATTGAATCAGCCAAGATTGATGGTGCAGGGGAATTTACTATATTTTTCAAAATAGTTATTCCATTAGTAAAGCCGGGACTTGCAACAATAGCACTCTTTGCAGCAATAATGTACTGGAATGACTGGTGGCTTCCGTTTATGTTGATTGAAAAGGAAGAACTATATAACTTGCAATATTTGATGTACAGGGTTCAGCAAAAAATACAATACTTAGCAGAGATTGCTTCCAAATTAGCGATGAATCCATCTATTCCGCCTGACATACCTGCAGAATCTGCAAGAATGGCAATGGCAGTTTTGGGAATGGGTCCAATAGTTTTAGCTTATCCATTCTTCCAGCGATACTTTGTTAAAGGTCTTACAATAGGTGCTATCAAAGGATAA
- a CDS encoding ABC transporter permease: MRSGQRTYSRSGFVKELNKNFPLFIMALPGVILLIAFSYLPLFGLIIAFKDVHYDVGILKSPWVGFKNFEFLFKTPDAFIITRNTLLYNLAFIVLGNLAAIATAIALSEMRARFMAKFYQSVMFLPYFLSWVVVAYMAFAFLSVDLGILNTLVLPKLGIEPIAWYVEPKPWPVILILANLWKYTGYNAVIYLAAITGIDPEYYEAALIDGASKWQQIKHITFPLLSPLVVVLVLLGIGRIFYADFGLFYQLPMNSGALYDVTNVIDTYVYRTLMGMNDIGMASAASFYQSIMGFILVLTSNLIVRRLDPEKALF, from the coding sequence ATGAGAAGTGGTCAGCGCACATATTCACGCTCTGGTTTTGTAAAAGAACTTAACAAAAATTTTCCATTATTTATAATGGCACTACCTGGGGTAATTCTCCTGATTGCATTTTCTTATCTTCCACTGTTTGGGCTTATCATAGCTTTTAAAGATGTACATTACGATGTAGGAATTTTAAAAAGTCCATGGGTTGGTTTTAAAAACTTTGAATTTCTATTCAAAACGCCTGATGCATTTATAATCACAAGAAATACACTCTTATATAACTTAGCATTTATTGTTCTTGGTAATTTAGCTGCTATTGCAACTGCAATTGCCTTAAGTGAGATGAGAGCAAGATTTATGGCAAAGTTTTACCAGTCGGTAATGTTTTTGCCTTATTTTCTATCATGGGTTGTTGTTGCCTACATGGCGTTTGCATTCTTGAGTGTTGACCTTGGAATATTAAATACGTTGGTTTTGCCTAAACTTGGAATAGAACCAATTGCATGGTATGTTGAGCCAAAACCATGGCCGGTGATACTTATTTTAGCAAATCTATGGAAGTACACAGGATACAATGCGGTTATATACTTAGCTGCAATTACAGGAATCGACCCTGAGTACTATGAAGCAGCGCTTATTGATGGAGCGAGCAAGTGGCAACAGATAAAACATATCACGTTTCCACTTTTGTCTCCACTGGTAGTGGTACTTGTCCTGCTTGGTATAGGAAGAATATTTTATGCAGACTTTGGTCTCTTCTATCAGCTTCCTATGAACAGCGGTGCACTCTATGATGTTACAAACGTCATTGATACATATGTATACAGGACATTAATGGGGATGAATGACATAGGAATGGCTTCGGCAGCAAGCTTTTACCAGTCGATAATGGGTTTTATATTAGTGTTGACTTCTAATCTCATTGTTCGACGACTTGATCCAGAAAAAGCTCTCTTTTAA
- a CDS encoding cellulase family glycosylhydrolase, whose protein sequence is MKKECLRVFAVFMVFTFLLSLFPFVTFAQNTAYEKDKYPHLIGNSLVKKPSVAGRLQIIKQNGRRILADQNGEPIQLRGMSTHGLQWFPQIINNNAFAALANDWGCNVIRLAMYVGEGGYATNPQLKDKVIEGIKLAIQNDMYVIVDWHVLNPGDPNAEVYKGAKDFFKEIAQKFPNNFHIIYELCNEPNPTDPGVTNDEAGWKKVKAYAEPIIKMLRQMGNENIIIVGSPNWSQRPDFAIKDPIADDKVMYSVHFYTGTHKVDGYVFENMKRAIEAGVPVFVTEWGTSEASGDGGPYLDEADKWLEYLNANNISWVNWSLTNKNETSGAFVPYISGVSQATDLDPGSDQKWDISELSISGEYVRSRIKGIPYQPIERTLKISQDQVACAPIGQPILPSDFEDGTRQGWDWDEPSGVKGALTIEEANGSNALSWEVEYPEKKPQDGWASAPRLILRNINITRGDCKYLCFDFYLKPKQATKGELAIFLAFAPPSLNYWAQAEDSFNIDLSNLSTLKKTPDGFYSFKISFDLDKIKEGKIIGPDTHLRDIIIVVADVNSDFKGRMYLDNVRFTNMLFEDVTPQTTGYEAISKLYSKKIVNGISTNLFGPEKAVTRAEVAAMAVRLLDLQEESYMGEFADVSKNSWYANEVSTAYKAGIILGDGKYIKPEKAVTREEMAVFAMRIYRVLTDEKVEATEEIAISDKNSISSWARQDVNAAISLGLMDVFTDGSFGPKAKVTRAEATQIIYKILELTGKM, encoded by the coding sequence ATGAAGAAAGAATGTCTTAGAGTTTTTGCAGTCTTTATGGTTTTTACTTTTTTACTATCTCTTTTTCCCTTTGTTACATTTGCTCAAAATACTGCGTATGAAAAAGATAAGTATCCACACCTGATTGGCAACAGCTTGGTAAAAAAACCTTCTGTGGCTGGAAGACTGCAAATTATCAAACAAAATGGAAGAAGGATTTTAGCCGACCAAAATGGAGAGCCTATTCAGCTTCGTGGTATGAGCACACACGGACTGCAATGGTTTCCACAGATAATTAACAACAATGCGTTTGCTGCACTTGCAAATGACTGGGGTTGCAATGTAATTCGCTTGGCAATGTATGTAGGAGAAGGTGGATATGCTACAAATCCTCAACTAAAAGACAAGGTCATTGAAGGTATTAAATTGGCAATTCAAAACGACATGTATGTAATTGTAGATTGGCACGTTCTCAATCCCGGCGACCCTAATGCAGAAGTTTATAAAGGGGCAAAAGACTTTTTCAAGGAGATAGCTCAAAAATTTCCAAACAATTTTCATATAATTTATGAGTTGTGCAATGAGCCAAACCCAACAGACCCAGGTGTAACAAATGATGAAGCAGGGTGGAAAAAGGTAAAAGCTTATGCTGAACCAATTATAAAGATGCTGCGTCAGATGGGAAATGAAAACATTATAATTGTAGGTTCGCCAAATTGGAGCCAAAGACCAGATTTTGCGATAAAAGACCCAATTGCAGATGACAAGGTCATGTATTCTGTTCATTTCTATACAGGTACACACAAGGTAGATGGATATGTATTTGAAAATATGAAAAGGGCAATTGAAGCAGGCGTTCCAGTATTTGTAACAGAATGGGGGACAAGTGAGGCAAGCGGTGATGGTGGACCATATCTTGATGAGGCTGACAAATGGCTTGAGTACCTTAACGCAAACAATATAAGTTGGGTAAACTGGTCTCTGACAAATAAAAATGAAACTTCTGGTGCTTTTGTACCCTACATTAGCGGTGTGTCTCAAGCAACAGATTTGGACCCTGGCAGCGACCAGAAATGGGATATTTCAGAACTTAGCATCTCTGGTGAATATGTACGATCAAGAATAAAGGGTATTCCATATCAGCCTATTGAGAGAACATTGAAAATTTCTCAAGATCAAGTCGCGTGTGCCCCAATTGGTCAACCTATTTTGCCATCTGATTTTGAAGATGGTACACGGCAAGGTTGGGACTGGGATGAACCATCTGGTGTTAAGGGTGCTTTAACAATAGAAGAGGCAAATGGTTCAAATGCACTTTCATGGGAGGTTGAGTACCCTGAAAAGAAGCCTCAAGATGGTTGGGCTTCTGCTCCAAGGCTAATTTTGAGGAATATAAATATAACAAGAGGTGATTGTAAGTATCTCTGCTTTGACTTTTACCTAAAACCAAAACAGGCAACAAAAGGTGAGCTTGCAATCTTCCTGGCGTTTGCACCACCTTCTCTTAACTATTGGGCACAGGCAGAGGATAGCTTTAATATAGATTTGAGCAATTTATCTACACTGAAGAAAACACCAGATGGCTTTTATTCTTTCAAAATTTCTTTTGATTTAGATAAGATAAAAGAGGGGAAGATTATTGGACCTGATACCCATCTGCGAGACATAATCATAGTTGTTGCAGATGTAAACAGTGATTTTAAAGGTAGAATGTACTTAGACAATGTAAGATTTACAAATATGCTTTTTGAAGATGTTACCCCTCAGACAACTGGGTATGAGGCTATTTCAAAGCTTTATTCTAAGAAAATAGTCAATGGAATTTCTACAAATTTATTTGGTCCTGAAAAGGCAGTCACAAGAGCTGAGGTTGCTGCTATGGCAGTCAGACTCTTAGATTTGCAAGAGGAAAGCTACATGGGAGAGTTTGCAGATGTAAGCAAAAATAGCTGGTATGCAAATGAAGTATCTACGGCATATAAGGCAGGCATAATTTTGGGAGATGGCAAATATATAAAACCAGAGAAGGCAGTGACACGGGAAGAGATGGCAGTGTTTGCAATGAGAATTTACAGGGTTCTGACAGATGAAAAAGTTGAAGCTACTGAAGAGATTGCAATATCAGACAAAAACTCAATCAGTAGCTGGGCAAGACAAGATGTAAATGCTGCTATTTCGCTTGGACTCATGGATGTATTTACAGATGGAAGTTTTGGGCCAAAAGCAAAGGTTACACGTGCAGAGGCTACACAAATAATCTACAAAATTTTAGAACTTACAGGAAAGATGTAA
- the aspS gene encoding aspartate--tRNA ligase, which produces MESIKGFKRTKYCGEVSLEDVGKEVVLTGWVDTRRDLGGIIFVDLRDRTGIVQVVFDEKMGEELMENADSLRNEYCIGIRGIVEKRPPETVNPKIKTGEVEVRAKELRIFSKSETPPFPIEEGINVNEAVRLKYRYLDLRRPDMQRNLMFRHKLYQVVRNFLSQNGFIEIETPMLTKSTPEGARDYLVPSRIFPGKFFALPQSPQLFKQLLMVAGFDRYFQIVKCFRDEDLRADRQPEFTQIDIEMSFVDVDDVIEVNERLLQTIFREMLGIDLKLPLPRLTYKEAMERFGSDKPDTRFGMELVNLTDIVKNCEFKVFADAANKGGSVRAINAKGCAVKFSRREIDALVEYAKNFGAKGLAWIAVESDGLKSPIVKFLKEEEINEILKRLDAQVGDLLLFSADKDEVVFDVLGNVRLEIARKLNLLDKSKFNLLWVTEFPLFEYSEEEGRYVAKHHPFTSPMDEDIEFLETDPAKVRSKAYDIVLNGTEIGGGSIRIHSTELQKRMFKALGFTEERAQDRFGFLLEAFKYGTPPHGGIAYGFDRLCMLLLGLDSIRDTIAFPKVKDSSCPLTDAPSEVEPKQLRELHIKVDVVKV; this is translated from the coding sequence TTGGAAAGCATCAAAGGCTTCAAAAGAACAAAGTACTGTGGAGAAGTGTCGCTTGAAGATGTTGGGAAAGAAGTGGTTCTGACGGGTTGGGTTGACACAAGACGTGACCTTGGCGGAATAATATTTGTTGATTTGCGAGACAGAACTGGAATTGTTCAGGTTGTGTTTGACGAGAAGATGGGCGAAGAACTTATGGAGAACGCAGACAGTTTGAGAAACGAATATTGTATTGGCATCAGAGGCATTGTAGAAAAAAGACCACCTGAAACAGTAAACCCTAAAATCAAAACTGGTGAGGTTGAGGTAAGGGCAAAGGAGCTTAGAATATTTAGCAAGTCCGAAACACCGCCATTCCCAATTGAAGAAGGAATAAACGTAAATGAAGCTGTAAGGTTAAAGTATAGATACCTTGACCTCAGAAGACCTGATATGCAAAGAAACCTAATGTTCAGGCACAAACTTTACCAAGTGGTTAGAAATTTCTTGTCCCAAAACGGCTTTATTGAAATAGAAACACCAATGCTTACAAAATCAACACCAGAGGGTGCAAGGGATTATCTTGTTCCAAGCAGAATCTTTCCAGGCAAGTTCTTTGCACTGCCACAGTCACCACAGCTTTTCAAACAACTTTTAATGGTTGCTGGGTTTGACAGGTATTTTCAGATTGTAAAGTGCTTCAGAGACGAGGACTTGCGTGCAGACAGGCAACCTGAGTTTACGCAGATTGATATTGAGATGTCATTTGTTGATGTAGATGATGTGATTGAGGTTAATGAAAGGCTTCTTCAGACAATTTTTAGGGAGATGCTTGGAATAGATCTAAAACTTCCTCTTCCAAGGCTGACATACAAAGAAGCAATGGAAAGGTTTGGCTCAGACAAGCCTGACACACGTTTTGGAATGGAGCTTGTAAACCTCACTGACATTGTGAAAAACTGTGAATTCAAAGTTTTTGCAGATGCAGCAAACAAAGGCGGGTCAGTTAGAGCAATAAACGCAAAAGGGTGTGCTGTGAAATTTTCAAGACGAGAGATAGATGCCTTGGTTGAGTACGCTAAGAATTTTGGTGCAAAAGGACTCGCATGGATAGCAGTGGAAAGTGATGGATTAAAATCACCAATTGTCAAGTTTTTAAAGGAAGAAGAGATAAATGAGATTCTAAAAAGACTTGATGCGCAGGTTGGCGACCTTCTTTTGTTCTCGGCAGACAAAGACGAGGTTGTATTTGACGTCCTTGGGAATGTTAGACTTGAGATTGCAAGGAAATTGAACCTTCTTGACAAGTCTAAATTCAATCTTTTGTGGGTAACAGAATTTCCTCTATTTGAGTACTCAGAAGAAGAAGGAAGGTATGTGGCAAAGCACCATCCATTTACATCGCCTATGGACGAGGACATAGAGTTTTTGGAGACAGATCCAGCAAAAGTCAGGTCAAAAGCATATGACATTGTTCTAAATGGAACAGAGATTGGTGGTGGGTCAATAAGAATTCACTCAACAGAGCTACAAAAGAGAATGTTCAAGGCACTTGGCTTTACTGAAGAGCGAGCACAAGACAGATTTGGGTTTTTGCTTGAGGCGTTCAAATACGGAACACCACCGCATGGCGGAATTGCATATGGGTTTGATAGACTCTGTATGCTTCTTTTAGGGCTTGATTCGATAAGAGATACAATTGCATTCCCGAAAGTAAAGGATTCTTCATGCCCGCTCACAGATGCACCATCAGAGGTTGAGCCAAAACAACTTCGTGAGCTTCATATTAAGGTAGATGTTGTGAAGGTATAG
- the hisS gene encoding histidine--tRNA ligase, producing MKIQAPKGTKDVLPEESYIWQYIEDKFRQICKLYGYQEVRFPTFEYTELFQRGVGETTDIVQKEMYTFLDKGGRSITLRPEGTASVARLFIEHGFASRPMPQRLYYIISAFRYENTQGGRYREFHQFGIENFGSKSPVTDAEIISLSYNFFVSLGLDNIVVNINNIGCPICRKDYVKNLKEYFLGYYDKLCPTCRQRLEKNPMRILDCKEDTCKLIAKDAPKPIDYLCDECKLHFESLKDYLTAAGVCYKVDPYIVRGLDYYTKTVFEIVDLVLDKELAICGGGRYDNLIEQIGGSSTPGIGFAIGVERLIMLLSQKGLIPQKPQVPQVFIATLGDLATKKAFEIASTLRFEGISTVIEELSRSLKSQMKYADKLGCDFSVIIGDDEIEKGVCKLRNMKTSSEEIVKIESLAQYIKSKI from the coding sequence ATGAAAATCCAAGCACCAAAAGGAACAAAAGATGTCTTGCCAGAAGAAAGTTATATATGGCAGTATATTGAGGACAAATTCAGGCAGATTTGCAAACTTTATGGCTATCAAGAAGTAAGATTTCCAACATTTGAATATACAGAGCTTTTCCAGCGAGGCGTTGGTGAGACAACAGACATTGTTCAAAAAGAGATGTACACTTTTTTAGACAAAGGTGGAAGAAGTATAACATTGCGTCCAGAAGGAACTGCGTCTGTTGCGCGACTGTTCATTGAACACGGTTTTGCCTCAAGACCAATGCCACAGCGTCTTTATTACATTATATCAGCATTCAGATATGAAAATACCCAAGGCGGAAGGTACAGAGAGTTTCATCAATTTGGTATTGAAAACTTTGGTTCAAAGTCACCTGTGACAGATGCAGAGATTATTTCACTATCTTACAATTTCTTTGTTTCTCTTGGGCTTGACAATATTGTTGTGAATATAAACAATATTGGTTGTCCTATTTGCAGAAAGGATTATGTAAAAAATCTCAAAGAGTACTTTTTAGGCTACTATGATAAGCTCTGTCCAACCTGCAGACAAAGGCTTGAAAAAAATCCGATGAGGATTCTTGACTGCAAAGAAGATACTTGCAAACTGATTGCAAAAGATGCTCCAAAGCCCATTGACTATCTTTGCGATGAGTGCAAATTGCATTTTGAGAGTTTAAAAGACTATTTGACTGCAGCAGGCGTTTGTTACAAGGTTGACCCCTATATCGTAAGAGGCTTAGATTATTATACAAAAACAGTTTTTGAGATTGTTGACCTTGTTTTGGACAAAGAGCTTGCAATCTGTGGTGGGGGAAGGTATGATAACTTAATAGAGCAGATAGGTGGAAGCAGCACCCCTGGCATTGGGTTTGCAATTGGTGTTGAGAGACTTATAATGCTTCTTTCACAAAAAGGTCTGATTCCACAAAAGCCACAGGTTCCTCAAGTTTTTATTGCAACCTTAGGAGATTTGGCAACCAAAAAAGCGTTTGAGATTGCAAGTACTTTGAGGTTTGAAGGAATTTCAACTGTGATTGAGGAGCTTTCAAGAAGTCTAAAGTCTCAGATGAAATATGCAGATAAGCTGGGTTGTGATTTTTCAGTCATAATCGGCGATGACGAGATTGAAAAAGGTGTTTGCAAACTAAGAAACATGAAGACGTCATCAGAAGAGATTGTAAAAATAGAAAGTTTGGCTCAGTACATCAAAAGTAAGATATAA
- a CDS encoding type II toxin-antitoxin system MqsA family antitoxin, with product MKCPLCRTEMKEGKIKHIVDVGNQTVIIKNVPALVCGQCGEAYLDDETALKLEKIVDELLKTKTEIIIANYSDIAA from the coding sequence ATGAAGTGTCCATTGTGTAGAACAGAAATGAAAGAAGGAAAGATTAAACATATTGTTGATGTTGGTAACCAAACTGTGATTATAAAAAACGTTCCAGCCCTTGTATGTGGACAATGTGGAGAAGCTTATCTTGATGATGAAACAGCACTTAAGCTTGAAAAGATAGTGGATGAACTTCTTAAAACTAAAACAGAGATAATTATAGCAAACTATTCAGATATTGCAGCATAG
- a CDS encoding DUF4258 domain-containing protein, translating into MALSIEEIRKFVNERKIKWRAHMLQRMRERNITRENVIECILKGEIIEQYENDYPYPSCLISWVPKNGSPLHVVCAVGDGFLWLITAYFPSEDEWMIDFKTRRK; encoded by the coding sequence ATGGCTTTGTCTATAGAAGAGATAAGAAAATTCGTAAATGAGAGAAAAATTAAATGGCGTGCTCATATGTTGCAGAGGATGAGAGAAAGAAATATAACCAGGGAAAATGTAATAGAATGTATCCTTAAAGGTGAAATTATAGAGCAGTATGAAAATGATTATCCTTATCCGAGTTGTTTAATCTCTTGGGTACCCAAAAATGGTTCACCACTTCATGTAGTCTGTGCAGTTGGAGATGGTTTTTTATGGCTTATAACTGCATATTTTCCTTCTGAGGACGAATGGATGATTGATTTTAAAACGAGGAGGAAATAA
- the crcB gene encoding fluoride efflux transporter CrcB: MNLFIVGLGGVVGAVLRYIISKIFKEVMEREHPISTMFINVIGCFFIGFLSSKHLPQGYKLFLTTGLLGGFTTYSTFMLETSMYVKKSKHKKAFLYVFLSIVFGIMAAGAGIWLANAN; the protein is encoded by the coding sequence ATGAATCTTTTTATTGTTGGACTTGGCGGTGTTGTGGGTGCAGTTTTGAGGTATATAATTTCTAAGATTTTCAAAGAAGTTATGGAAAGAGAGCACCCAATTTCAACCATGTTTATAAACGTAATTGGGTGTTTTTTCATAGGTTTTTTGTCATCAAAGCATTTACCACAAGGATACAAACTGTTTTTAACAACAGGTCTTTTGGGTGGATTTACTACATACTCTACCTTTATGCTTGAGACATCAATGTATGTAAAAAAATCAAAGCATAAAAAGGCTTTTCTGTATGTGTTCCTCTCTATTGTGTTTGGCATAATGGCAGCAGGTGCAGGGATTTGGTTGGCGAATGCTAATTAG
- the crcB gene encoding fluoride efflux transporter CrcB, whose amino-acid sequence MKNIAAISVGAFFGAISRYLISQLYVADFPTATLFINVLGSFALCFVAQITIDHIKIKPAVRHMITTGFISSFTTFSTFIIEIIKLISKGEAAKAFVYPVLSILLGLFAALLGYEAAEFVAARRQKEEVAQEV is encoded by the coding sequence ATGAAAAACATTGCTGCGATATCAGTAGGTGCATTTTTTGGTGCGATAAGCAGGTACTTAATTTCACAGCTTTATGTAGCTGATTTTCCAACAGCCACACTTTTTATAAACGTGCTTGGAAGCTTTGCTTTGTGCTTTGTTGCGCAGATTACTATTGATCATATAAAAATAAAACCAGCTGTTCGTCACATGATTACAACTGGGTTTATAAGCAGTTTTACAACCTTTTCTACATTTATAATTGAAATAATAAAACTTATCTCAAAAGGTGAGGCGGCAAAGGCTTTTGTGTATCCTGTGCTTTCAATTTTGCTTGGGCTTTTTGCAGCACTACTGGGTTATGAGGCAGCAGAGTTTGTTGCAGCAAGAAGGCAAAAAGAAGAGGTGGCTCAAGAGGTATGA